In one window of Drosophila mauritiana strain mau12 chromosome X, ASM438214v1, whole genome shotgun sequence DNA:
- the LOC117147725 gene encoding serine/threonine-protein phosphatase 2A 56 kDa regulatory subunit alpha isoform, which produces MNNFDHSRLTDSDVSPCKIRKLSKSLSKKQAVTDLFSSFVKTHHFRPNIDAQRVHKIIVVKLVERLESKDARDRKFMQGILRRIYLKCIDLRPFIRSQYNDVFFRFIFEENDFLCIAGILDTYYDIIMGFTQPVETEHEQLLFKILLPLHKPPSLPKYFNQLIKCVIALLIQNPSFIEKYVKGLLRIWPKTSITKVTLFLTEIGRILLIKDEQEVKKVLPMVFNHMSKCLCNESTKVSEYTLLLWQNYRILEVIDRNHELIIPIVYPHLLRILIRHLGTSMQSLVSIVLGYLLKMNNALFRSLTSMCMCGKEPMNAKSSILLEHII; this is translated from the exons ATGAATAACTTTGACCACTCTCGACTCACCGACAGCGATGTTAGTCCGTGCAAAATTCGAAAACTGAGCAAGTCGTTGTCCAAGAAGCAGGCAGTCACAGATCTATTCTCCAGTTTCGTGAAAACACATCATTTTCGTCCCAACATCGATGCTCAGAGGGTTCATAAAATAATTGTCGTGAAG TTAGTGGAACGCTTAGAAAGTAAGGATGCTCGTGATCGCAAATTTATGCAGGGTATATTGCGCCGCATCTATTTAAAGTGCATCGACTTGCGTCCATTTATTCGCAGTCAGTACAACGATGTATTCTTTCGATTCATTTTCGAAGAAAATGACTTTCTTTGCATCGCAGGAATTCTGGACACTTACTATGA TATAATCATGGGCTTTACTCAACCAGTTGAGACCGAACATGAGCAACTGCTCTTTAAGATACTTTTGCCTTTGCACAAGCCACCATCGCTACCAAAGTATTTCAATCAACTGATAAAATGCGTTATCGCACTCCTTATCCAAAATCCATCTTTCattgaaaaatatgtaaaaggtCTTCTACGTATCTGGCCGAAGACGTCCATTACTAAGGTGACTTTGTTTCTAACCGAGATTGGCAGAATTCTGCTTATAAAAGATGAGCAAGAGGTCAAGAAAGTCCTGCCGATGGTGTTTAACCATATGTCCAAATGCCTGTGCAATGAAAGCACTAAG GTATCTGAGTACACTCTTCTTTTGTGGCAAAACTATAGGATCTTGGAGGTTATAGATCGAAACCACGAGCTCATCATACCCATCGTATATCCACACCTATTACGCATATTGATCCGTCATTTGGGAACATCAATGCAATCGCTTGTCTCCATTGTTTTAGGTTATTTACTAAAAATGAACAACGCGCTGTTTAGAAGCCTGACTTCTATGTGTATGTGCGGCAAAGAACCGATGAACGCCAAGAGTTCTATACTACTTGAGCATATTATATAA
- the LOC117147719 gene encoding zinc finger protein chinmo produces the protein MRLFVTLCSLLVLSQAKPQGYNYGSGVSGSLTTSGSSGGSSGGFLTAPSHSSVASYGPLGAFQTASVGSLVGSSSAPHSVSHYGGGNGATYTTGGGNGHGATYSTGGHGATYSTGGNGATYSTGGNGATYSTGGSSNYGGSSFTGFGPTPNIGFGALAGYQAPTYQQQQEQEVQRGFQEPIIHKQFFTVAAPEEHENLERSKHLVIGRPQKNYRVVFIKAPSSSNANVKLSAEYAPKEEKTVIYVLSKKDNQLEVNDIATPAPTVPSKPEVFFIKYKTDAEASHAQQQIQAEYDRIEGTSEHQDGGVAPAQSVVGILDGGAVGAASSGSSHYVSGGTGSTGGTSHYVSGGTGSTGGSYTTTLLSGGTSGGIAGGVISGGTIIKNAQSATYLPPNGK, from the exons ATGCGTCTATTTGTG ACACTTTGCTCCCTGCTGGTTCTTAGCCAAGCCAAGCCCCAGGGCTATAACTACGGCAGCGGAGTGTCTGGTTCTTTGACCACGTCCGGTTCCAGTGGAGGATCCAGCGGCGGTTTCCTGACGGCTCCCAGCCACTCCTCGGTGGCTTCCTATGGACCACTGGGCGCTTTCCAGACCGCCAGCGTTGGCTCCCTGGTGGGCAGCTCCTCTGCCCCCCATTCGGTGAGCCACTATGGTGGTGGTAATGGAGCCACCTACACCACTGGTGGCGGCAATGGTCACGGAGCCACCTACTCGACTGGTGGACATGGAGCCACCTACTCGACTGGAGGAAATGGAGCCACCTACTCGACTGGCGGAAATGGAGCCACCTACAGCACTGGCGGCTCTTCCAACTACGGCGGTAGCTCCTTCACTGGATTTGGACCCACGCCCAATATTGGATTCGGTGCTCTGGCCGGCTATCAGGCACCCAcctaccagcagcagcaggagcaggaggtcCAGCGTGGCTTCCAGGAGCCCATCATCCACAAGCAGTTCTTCACCGTTGCCGCACCCGAAGAGCATGAGAATCTGGAGCGCTCCAAGCATCTGGTGATTGGACGCCCGCAGAAGAACTACCGTGTGGTATTCATTAAGGCCCCATCCTCAAGCAATGCCAACGTCAAGCTGTCCGCCGAATATGCACCCAAGGAGGAGAAGACCGTCATCTATGTGCTCAGCAAGAAGGACAATCAGCTGGAGGTCAACGATATTGCCACGCCCGCACCCACGGTGCCCAGCAAGCCGGAGGTCTTCTTCATCAAGTACAAGACCGACGCCGAGGCGTCTCATGCCCAGCAGCAGATTCAGG CCGAATACGACAGGATCGAGGGAACCTCAGAGCACCAGGATGGTGGTGTGGCCCCCGCTCAGTCGGTTGTTGGCATTTTGGATGGTGGTGCTGTTGGTGCCGCAAGCTCTGGCAGCTCTCACTACGTTTCCGGAGGCACTGGCTCCACTGGCGGCACCTCTCACTACGTTTCCGGTGGCACTGGATCCACTGGTGGCAGCTACACTACGACCTTGTTGTCCGGCGGCACCTCTGGCGGAATCGCCGGAGGAGTCATCTCCGGTGGCACCATTATCAAGAATGCCCAGAGTGCCACCTATCTGCCACCCAATGGCAAATAG